A window from Tenacibaculum singaporense encodes these proteins:
- the meaB gene encoding methylmalonyl Co-A mutase-associated GTPase MeaB, with protein sequence MTDKDTSALSEKDGVSQPETTSKSSAEKIKRNRRKTTSTEEFVTQIVAGNIPFLSRAITLVESTNPKHQQQANEILEACLPYANKSVRIGITGVPGVGKSTFIEAFGKHLTSLGKKVAVLAVDPSSSVNKGSILGDKTRMEELVTDENAFIRPSPSGTSLGGVAQKTRESIILCEAAGFDTIIIETVGVGQSETAVHSMTDFFLLLKLAGAGDELQGIKRGIIEMADAIVINKADSGNEKNAKLAKVEFNRALHLYPAKESDWQPKVLLASALHHQGIDAIYVMIEEYMNLVKKSGYFQQKRNEQNNYWLLETINQQLKSNFYNNPKIKELLKQEIAKLENGKTTPFTAAKRLLENN encoded by the coding sequence TCATCTGCAGAAAAAATAAAACGTAACAGAAGAAAAACTACCTCAACTGAAGAATTTGTTACTCAAATAGTTGCTGGTAATATTCCTTTTTTAAGTAGAGCTATTACGTTAGTGGAAAGTACAAACCCAAAACACCAACAACAAGCTAATGAAATTTTAGAAGCTTGTTTACCGTATGCCAATAAATCGGTTAGAATTGGAATTACGGGTGTTCCAGGTGTAGGAAAAAGTACATTTATTGAGGCTTTTGGTAAACATTTAACTTCATTAGGTAAGAAAGTAGCTGTTTTGGCGGTGGATCCGAGTAGTTCTGTTAATAAAGGAAGTATTTTAGGTGATAAAACACGTATGGAGGAATTAGTAACCGATGAAAATGCTTTTATCCGTCCTTCTCCTTCTGGAACTTCGTTAGGTGGCGTTGCTCAAAAAACACGTGAAAGTATTATTTTATGTGAAGCAGCTGGTTTTGATACAATCATTATTGAAACGGTAGGTGTTGGACAGTCGGAAACGGCTGTACATTCTATGACCGACTTCTTTTTATTATTGAAATTAGCGGGTGCTGGTGATGAATTACAAGGTATTAAACGTGGAATTATTGAAATGGCAGATGCGATTGTGATTAACAAAGCAGATAGCGGTAATGAAAAAAATGCTAAACTGGCAAAAGTAGAATTTAACAGAGCTTTACACTTATACCCTGCTAAGGAAAGTGATTGGCAACCTAAAGTTTTATTGGCAAGTGCATTGCATCATCAGGGAATTGATGCTATCTACGTAATGATTGAAGAGTACATGAACTTAGTAAAAAAATCAGGCTACTTTCAACAAAAAAGAAACGAACAGAATAATTATTGGTTATTAGAAACCATCAATCAGCAATTAAAAAGTAATTTTTACAACAACCCAAAAATTAAAGAACTTTTAAAACAGGAAATTGCAAAGCTAGAAAATGGGAAAACTACTCCATTTACTGCTGCCAAACGATTGCTAGAAAATAACTAA
- a CDS encoding tRNA-binding protein, with translation MEENTLTWNDFTKVEMRIGTIISAEIFKEVKNPAYKMQVDFGDYGIKKTSAQITKLYQPEDLIGKQVVAVVNFPKKQIANMMSECLVLGGLGDDKEVTLLTTERTVKNGTKIA, from the coding sequence ATGGAAGAGAACACCCTCACTTGGAACGATTTTACAAAAGTAGAAATGCGTATTGGTACTATTATTTCAGCGGAAATTTTTAAAGAGGTTAAAAACCCTGCCTATAAAATGCAGGTTGATTTTGGTGATTACGGAATTAAAAAAACCTCAGCGCAAATCACTAAATTGTATCAACCTGAAGATTTAATAGGAAAACAAGTAGTTGCTGTGGTAAACTTTCCGAAAAAACAAATTGCTAACATGATGAGCGAATGCTTGGTATTAGGTGGTTTAGGTGATGATAAAGAAGTTACTTTGTTAACTACTGAACGTACTGTTAAAAACGGGACGAAGATTGCGTAA
- a CDS encoding helix-turn-helix domain-containing protein: protein MINLQKIEAISDFKPKRIKKYLLIWCNEGQVSMVVDNKRLTLCKNQILTITSGQYHYFENVNEGKGYVLDFTLNYICKTEKDIELIFQNSLFCHFDYNEVISINSPEEIETEIHKIERELREKPFQHLDSIHARIELLLFEINRSKIANGGEIWKPEALFLQFLEFVRNNFEHNYSLKNIAEQLKTSELKLNELAKKHAGKTAQNVIYGLIISEAQRILQYENKSVKEVAYKLAFKDPYYFSKFFKNHTAMSPTEFQSTLIL, encoded by the coding sequence ATGATAAACCTTCAGAAAATTGAAGCTATTTCGGACTTCAAACCTAAGAGGATAAAAAAGTATCTTCTTATATGGTGCAATGAGGGACAAGTTTCTATGGTGGTTGACAATAAGCGTCTAACTCTCTGCAAGAACCAAATTCTTACAATAACTTCTGGGCAATACCATTACTTTGAAAATGTTAATGAAGGAAAAGGATATGTACTTGATTTTACACTCAACTATATATGCAAAACAGAGAAAGATATTGAATTAATTTTTCAGAACAGTCTATTTTGCCATTTTGATTACAATGAAGTAATCTCAATAAACTCTCCTGAAGAAATTGAAACCGAAATCCATAAAATAGAAAGAGAATTAAGAGAAAAACCATTTCAACATTTAGATTCTATCCATGCACGTATTGAGTTACTATTATTCGAAATAAATCGGTCAAAAATTGCTAACGGAGGTGAAATATGGAAACCAGAAGCTCTTTTCTTACAGTTTTTAGAGTTTGTTAGAAATAATTTTGAGCACAATTATTCTTTAAAAAACATCGCAGAACAACTTAAAACCTCTGAATTAAAACTCAATGAGCTGGCAAAAAAACATGCAGGTAAAACAGCTCAAAATGTTATCTACGGTTTAATAATTTCTGAAGCACAGCGTATTCTTCAGTACGAAAATAAAAGTGTAAAAGAAGTCGCTTACAAACTAGCCTTCAAAGACCCTTACTATTTTTCAAAATTCTTTAAAAATCACACTGCAATGTCTCCAACGGAGTTTCA